In Paracoccus sp. TOH, a single window of DNA contains:
- the folD gene encoding bifunctional methylenetetrahydrofolate dehydrogenase/methenyltetrahydrofolate cyclohydrolase FolD — MNAKIIDGKAFAATVRDRVAGTVERLKAEAGITPGLAVVLVGEDPASEVYVRSKGKATLEAGMNSYEHKLDAHTPEPELLALIARLNADPAVHGILVQLPLPPHLDPDVVINAIDPAKDVDGFHISNVGLLGTGQTSMVPCTPLGCLLMLREHHGSLSGLNAVIVGRSNIVGKPMAQLLLGDSCTVTIAHSRTRNLAEICRNADILVAAVGRPEMIPGDWVKPGATVIDVGINRIPHPRDEGKTRLVGDVDFDSAAAVAGAVTPVPGGVGPMTIACLLANTVTACSRAHGLPEPQGLTS, encoded by the coding sequence ATGAATGCCAAGATCATCGACGGCAAGGCCTTTGCGGCGACGGTCCGGGACCGGGTGGCCGGGACCGTGGAACGGCTGAAGGCGGAAGCCGGCATCACCCCGGGACTGGCGGTCGTGCTGGTGGGCGAGGATCCCGCCAGCGAGGTCTATGTCCGCTCCAAGGGCAAGGCGACGCTGGAAGCCGGAATGAACTCCTATGAGCACAAGCTGGATGCGCACACACCAGAGCCGGAGCTGCTGGCGCTGATCGCCCGGCTGAACGCCGACCCGGCGGTGCATGGCATCCTGGTGCAGCTGCCGCTGCCGCCGCATCTGGACCCGGACGTGGTCATCAACGCCATCGACCCGGCAAAGGACGTGGACGGGTTCCACATCTCGAATGTCGGGCTGCTGGGGACCGGGCAGACAAGCATGGTGCCCTGCACGCCCTTGGGCTGCCTGCTGATGCTGCGCGAGCATCACGGCTCGCTCTCGGGCCTGAACGCGGTCATCGTCGGCCGCTCGAACATCGTCGGCAAGCCGATGGCGCAGCTTTTGCTGGGCGACAGCTGCACGGTGACCATCGCCCACAGCCGGACCCGGAACCTGGCCGAGATCTGCCGCAACGCCGACATCCTGGTCGCGGCGGTCGGCCGGCCCGAGATGATCCCCGGCGACTGGGTCAAACCGGGCGCGACGGTGATCGACGTCGGCATCAACCGCATCCCGCATCCCCGGGACGAGGGCAAGACCCGGCTGGTCGGCGACGTGGATTTCGACAGCGCCGCGGCGGTCGCAGGCGCCGTCACCCCGGTGCCGGGCGGCGTGGGGCCGATGACCATCGCCTGCCTGCTGGCCAATACCGTCACCGCCTGTTCGCGGGCGCATGGCCTGCCCGAACCGCAAGGGCTGACCTCCTGA
- a CDS encoding formate--tetrahydrofolate ligase, which translates to MTQKSDSEIASGAAKLPIRDVAAKLGIAIEDLLPYGHDKAKISQQFIDRLRDRPSGRLILVTAINPTPAGEGKTTTTVGLGDALNRIGKRATLCIREASLGPNFGMKGGAAGGGHAQVIPMEDMNLHFTGDFHAITSAHNLLSAMIDNHIYWGNEQQIDLRRVVWRRVLDMNDRALRQITCSLGGVTNGFPRETGFDITVASEVMAILCLATDLDDLGQRLGDMIVAYRRDRTPVYCRDIKADGAMTVLLKDAMQPNLVQTLENNPAFVHGGPFANIAHGCNSVIATTTALKLADYVVTEAGFGADLGAEKFFDIKCRKAGLQPDVAVIVATVRALKMNGGVAKADLAAENVEALRKGCANLGRHIVNMKSFGVPVVVAVNHFSGDTEAEIRALQDYAKTRGVEAILCRHWADGSEGAVELARKVVQIAEAGGAEFAPLYPDELPLFAKIETIAKRIYHADEVLADTAIRNQLKEWEAQGYGHLPICMAKTQYSFTTDPNRRGAPEGHSVPIREVRLAAGAGFIVAICGEIMTMPGLPRQPAAEVIGLNRAREVEGLF; encoded by the coding sequence ATGACACAGAAGAGCGACTCGGAAATCGCCTCGGGGGCGGCCAAGCTGCCGATCCGGGACGTGGCGGCAAAGCTCGGCATCGCGATCGAGGACCTGCTGCCCTACGGCCACGACAAGGCCAAGATCAGCCAGCAGTTCATCGACCGGCTGCGGGACCGGCCCTCGGGCAGGCTGATCCTGGTCACCGCCATCAACCCGACCCCGGCCGGCGAGGGCAAGACCACCACCACCGTCGGCTTGGGCGACGCGCTGAACCGCATCGGCAAGCGCGCCACCCTCTGCATCCGCGAGGCCAGCCTGGGGCCGAATTTCGGCATGAAGGGCGGCGCGGCGGGCGGCGGCCATGCGCAGGTGATCCCGATGGAGGACATGAACCTGCACTTCACCGGCGATTTCCACGCCATCACCAGCGCCCACAACCTGCTGTCGGCGATGATCGACAACCACATCTATTGGGGGAACGAACAGCAGATCGACCTGCGCCGCGTGGTCTGGCGCCGCGTGCTGGACATGAACGATCGCGCCCTGCGCCAGATCACCTGCTCGCTGGGCGGCGTGACCAACGGTTTCCCGCGCGAGACCGGCTTCGACATCACCGTCGCCTCCGAGGTGATGGCGATCCTGTGCCTGGCGACCGATCTCGACGATCTGGGACAGCGGCTGGGCGACATGATCGTCGCCTATCGCCGCGACAGGACGCCGGTCTATTGCCGCGACATCAAGGCGGACGGCGCGATGACCGTGCTGCTGAAGGACGCGATGCAGCCCAACCTGGTGCAGACGCTGGAGAACAACCCGGCCTTCGTGCATGGCGGGCCCTTCGCCAATATCGCCCATGGCTGCAATTCGGTGATCGCTACCACCACGGCGCTGAAACTGGCCGATTACGTGGTGACCGAGGCCGGCTTCGGCGCCGATCTGGGGGCCGAGAAGTTCTTCGACATCAAATGCCGCAAGGCCGGGCTGCAGCCGGACGTGGCGGTGATCGTCGCCACGGTCCGCGCGCTGAAGATGAACGGCGGCGTCGCCAAGGCGGATCTGGCGGCCGAGAATGTCGAGGCGCTGCGCAAGGGTTGCGCCAATCTGGGACGCCACATCGTCAACATGAAGTCCTTCGGCGTGCCGGTGGTCGTCGCGGTCAACCACTTCTCGGGCGATACCGAGGCCGAGATCCGGGCGCTGCAGGACTATGCCAAGACGCGCGGGGTCGAGGCGATCCTGTGCAGGCACTGGGCGGACGGCTCGGAAGGCGCGGTCGAGCTGGCGCGGAAGGTCGTGCAGATCGCCGAGGCGGGCGGCGCGGAATTCGCCCCGCTCTATCCCGACGAGCTGCCGCTGTTCGCCAAGATCGAGACCATCGCCAAGCGGATCTACCATGCCGACGAGGTGCTGGCCGACACCGCGATCCGCAACCAGCTTAAGGAATGGGAAGCCCAGGGCTACGGCCACCTGCCGATCTGCATGGCCAAGACCCAATACAGCTTCACCACCGATCCCAATCGGCGCGGCGCACCCGAGGGTCATTCCGTGCCGATCCGCGAGGTGCGGCTGGCCGCCGGCGCCGGCTTCATCGTCGCCATCTGCGGCGAGATCATGACCATGCCCGGTCTGCCCCGGCAGCCTGCCGCCGAGGTGATCGGGCTGAACCGGGCGCGCGAGGTCGAAGGTCTGTTCTGA
- a CDS encoding DUF4147 domain-containing protein: MSVALRSRAETLFRAACAAADPAQALRAALRKHPVPDLGADGRYILVAVGKAATAMAEAMLDALGPVPVQALVVTNRENRRDLPGATVMTAGHPVPDRDGAAAAQAVIALLGASGAQDRVIALISGGGSAMLPAPVGDLTLADEIAVGRLLLERGFDIRAANLIRQQLSRLKGGGMLHFAAPAPVTAYILSDVIGDDLAVVASGPTVAPIGSVEEARSLIEARGLWLLLPEEVRAHLGRGKAAAPAAAPAEARNHLIGSNRKSLEAIAAAAAELNPTILCDALVGEVAEAAARIVAAAQDAPGDRPACLIFGGETVVNVVGTGSGGRNQELALRVALAMPALGRDWVFLSGGTDGRDGPTEAAGGIVDAGTAQRIRAAGCDGAALLANNDSHAALKAAGDLLVTGGTGTNVADVQILLLGA; encoded by the coding sequence ATGTCCGTCGCGCTCAGATCCCGGGCCGAGACGCTGTTCCGGGCGGCCTGCGCCGCCGCCGACCCGGCGCAGGCCCTGCGCGCCGCGCTGCGGAAGCATCCGGTGCCGGACCTGGGCGCGGACGGCCGCTACATCCTTGTCGCGGTCGGCAAGGCCGCGACCGCGATGGCCGAGGCCATGCTGGACGCGCTGGGTCCGGTGCCGGTGCAGGCGCTGGTGGTGACCAATCGCGAAAACCGGCGCGACCTGCCCGGCGCAACGGTCATGACCGCCGGCCACCCGGTCCCGGATCGGGACGGCGCCGCGGCGGCCCAGGCGGTGATCGCCCTGCTGGGCGCGTCCGGTGCGCAGGACCGGGTGATCGCGCTGATCTCCGGCGGCGGTTCCGCCATGCTGCCGGCGCCGGTCGGAGACCTGACCCTGGCGGACGAGATCGCGGTCGGCCGGCTGCTGTTGGAGCGCGGCTTCGACATCCGCGCCGCCAACCTGATTCGCCAGCAGCTGTCGCGGCTGAAGGGCGGGGGCATGCTGCATTTCGCCGCCCCGGCGCCGGTGACGGCCTATATCCTGTCGGACGTGATCGGCGACGATCTGGCGGTGGTGGCCTCGGGGCCGACGGTGGCGCCGATCGGCAGCGTCGAGGAGGCCCGGTCGCTGATCGAGGCGCGGGGCCTGTGGCTGCTGCTGCCCGAGGAGGTCCGCGCGCATCTGGGCCGCGGCAAGGCGGCCGCTCCCGCGGCGGCCCCGGCCGAGGCGCGGAACCACCTGATCGGCTCGAACCGCAAGAGCCTTGAAGCGATTGCCGCGGCGGCGGCAGAGCTGAACCCGACGATCCTGTGCGACGCCCTGGTGGGCGAGGTGGCCGAAGCCGCGGCGCGCATCGTCGCGGCGGCGCAGGACGCGCCGGGCGACCGGCCGGCCTGCCTGATCTTCGGCGGCGAGACGGTGGTGAACGTCGTCGGAACCGGATCGGGCGGGCGCAACCAGGAACTGGCGCTGCGCGTGGCGCTGGCAATGCCGGCGCTTGGCCGGGACTGGGTGTTCCTCAGCGGCGGTACCGATGGCCGCGACGGCCCGACCGAAGCCGCCGGCGGCATCGTGGACGCCGGAACCGCGCAGCGCATCCGCGCCGCCGGCTGCGACGGCGCGGCGCTGCTGGCCAACAACGACAGCCACGCGGCGCTGAAGGCCGCGGGCGACCTGCTGGTCACCGGCGGAACCGGAACCAATGTCGCCGATGTGCAGATCCTGCTGCTCGGCGCCTGA
- a CDS encoding cupin domain-containing protein — protein sequence MAIKKFGTYQTPSVQPITEDLDWWHPVEGSPSMKTWIENQSEDGKFLTGYWEATPGSYRVRYDVDEYIRIFEGKVTLTDNGQEPRSFGAGDTFVIEAGFDGIWKTEETVRKAFAIRVR from the coding sequence ATGGCGATCAAGAAATTCGGTACCTACCAGACCCCCTCGGTCCAACCGATCACCGAGGATCTGGACTGGTGGCATCCCGTCGAGGGCTCGCCCAGCATGAAGACATGGATCGAGAACCAGTCCGAGGACGGCAAGTTCCTGACCGGCTATTGGGAAGCCACGCCCGGCAGCTATCGCGTGCGCTACGACGTGGACGAGTACATCCGGATCTTCGAGGGCAAGGTGACGCTGACCGACAACGGCCAAGAGCCGCGCAGCTTCGGAGCCGGCGACACCTTCGTCATCGAGGCCGGCTTCGACGGCATCTGGAAGACCGAGGAAACCGTACGCAAGGCCTTCGCCATCCGCGTCCGCTAG
- a CDS encoding ammonium transporter: protein MEPTTTMLYPDQVTLSSLVQNLIYGSGTAGAILVVVGLLMIDAGTTRNGSLFNSTIEKTIGFFLGFAAYFVIGFGFWAGQYYVMGGASLADSLKDWWLGGALANGVAQHVDPAVFPGLNTFQIFVFFLACFSGIINVLLHFAVSERMKPLAYYITSVVASVVSSALSFAVWGSVGPLTNAGFHDFFGVGFVYLFPAGMALVLVPMLGRRPGMFEPHPKVNSYDAPSIGLAATGLMTIFSGLPLVILSCLFFFEPQALAVSVTMADTSVGIVFNNYGLAWAGGAVTGAIIGYRKRSYAYLLLGPLSGYVAGAPGFDVYAPWQTFLVGLTAPVIAWLVYEFTQKRGIDEHKLFPLFLGAGVYGLIMVGLIKAGTPHGGYFGIEEGPYAFQHNRIGVTMQVVGALVCVGAGMLTAAVLTFILKQTVGLRVDEEDQATGLDEIYWGMKPNPASLPDRPI from the coding sequence ATGGAACCAACGACGACCATGCTTTATCCGGATCAGGTGACGCTCAGTTCGCTGGTGCAGAACCTGATCTATGGCTCGGGCACCGCGGGGGCGATCCTCGTGGTGGTGGGGCTGCTGATGATCGACGCAGGCACCACCCGCAACGGCAGCCTGTTCAACTCGACGATCGAAAAGACCATCGGCTTTTTCCTGGGCTTCGCCGCCTATTTCGTCATCGGCTTCGGCTTCTGGGCCGGGCAATATTACGTCATGGGCGGCGCGAGCCTGGCGGATTCGCTCAAGGACTGGTGGCTGGGTGGTGCGCTGGCCAATGGCGTGGCGCAGCATGTCGATCCGGCGGTGTTCCCGGGGCTGAACACCTTCCAGATCTTCGTGTTCTTCCTGGCCTGCTTTTCCGGCATCATCAACGTGCTGCTGCATTTCGCCGTGTCCGAGCGGATGAAGCCGCTGGCCTATTACATCACCTCGGTCGTGGCGTCGGTGGTGTCCTCGGCGCTCAGCTTCGCGGTCTGGGGCTCGGTCGGGCCGCTGACCAATGCCGGCTTCCACGACTTCTTCGGCGTCGGCTTCGTCTATCTGTTTCCGGCCGGCATGGCGCTGGTGCTGGTGCCGATGCTGGGCCGGCGGCCCGGCATGTTCGAGCCGCATCCCAAGGTGAACTCCTATGACGCGCCCAGCATCGGCCTGGCCGCGACCGGGCTGATGACGATCTTTTCCGGCCTGCCGCTGGTGATCCTGTCCTGCCTGTTTTTCTTCGAGCCGCAGGCGCTGGCGGTCAGCGTCACCATGGCCGATACCAGCGTGGGCATCGTCTTCAACAATTACGGCCTGGCCTGGGCGGGCGGCGCGGTCACCGGCGCGATCATCGGCTACCGCAAGCGCTCTTACGCCTATCTGCTGCTGGGGCCGCTGTCCGGCTATGTGGCCGGTGCGCCGGGCTTCGACGTCTATGCGCCCTGGCAGACCTTCCTGGTCGGCCTGACGGCGCCGGTGATCGCCTGGCTCGTCTACGAGTTCACGCAAAAGCGCGGCATCGACGAGCACAAGCTGTTTCCGCTGTTCCTGGGCGCCGGCGTCTACGGGCTGATCATGGTCGGGCTGATCAAGGCCGGCACCCCGCATGGCGGCTATTTCGGCATCGAGGAGGGGCCCTATGCCTTCCAGCACAACCGGATCGGCGTGACCATGCAGGTGGTCGGTGCCCTGGTCTGCGTCGGCGCCGGCATGCTGACCGCGGCGGTCCTGACCTTCATCCTGAAGCAGACGGTGGGCCTGCGCGTGGACGAGGAGGACCAGGCGACCGGCCTCGACGAGATCTATTGGGGGATGAAGCCCAATCCGGCCTCGCTGCCGGACCGGCCGATCTGA
- a CDS encoding sodium:alanine symporter family protein, whose protein sequence is MMGLDKIEEVLGTIGGVVWGPYLLIPLLLGTGLYLTIRLQGIQLVRLGAALRLGLLKRKDDDAEGDISQFQALTTAMAATVGTGNIVGVATAIATGGPGALFWMWITAILGMASKYAEAFLGVRFRTTDEVGEKNGGPQYYLERGIPNALGKVLALCFAIFAVCACFGIGNMTQGNSIASNLERSFMIPTWITGAALAGLTLVVLVGGIKSIGKVTAGLVPAMILFYVLGALYILLANVQSLPDALGEIFSQAFTGTAATGGFLGSTIMIAVQFGVARGIFSNESGMGSAAIAAASAQTTHPVRQGLVSMTQTFIDTIIVVSCTGLVIITTGVWNEIDPQTGLQISPSIMTGQAFTHGLPGQWGHWIVTIGLVLFAYSTILGWAYYGERNLERLVGHRGVMPFRILFSLVVLLGCTVQLNVVWSFSDVMNGLMAIPNLIGLLILSGLIARETRFYLRHDPRLEANRQQIETFMKGQPGWEEWKASERS, encoded by the coding sequence ATGATGGGACTCGACAAGATAGAAGAGGTCTTGGGAACGATCGGCGGTGTCGTCTGGGGGCCGTATCTTCTGATCCCGCTGTTGCTGGGAACCGGGCTTTACCTGACCATTCGGCTGCAGGGCATCCAGCTTGTCCGGCTGGGCGCGGCGCTGCGGCTTGGCCTGCTGAAGCGCAAGGATGACGATGCCGAGGGCGACATCTCGCAATTCCAGGCGCTGACCACCGCCATGGCTGCCACCGTCGGCACCGGCAACATCGTCGGCGTGGCAACGGCCATCGCCACCGGGGGGCCGGGAGCGCTGTTCTGGATGTGGATCACCGCGATCCTGGGCATGGCGTCGAAATATGCCGAGGCCTTCCTGGGCGTGCGCTTCCGCACCACCGACGAGGTCGGCGAGAAGAACGGCGGCCCGCAATATTACCTCGAACGCGGCATCCCGAACGCCCTTGGAAAGGTGCTGGCGCTGTGTTTCGCGATTTTCGCGGTCTGCGCCTGCTTCGGCATCGGCAACATGACCCAGGGCAATTCCATCGCCTCGAACCTGGAACGCAGCTTCATGATCCCGACCTGGATCACCGGGGCGGCGCTGGCCGGCCTGACGCTGGTGGTGCTGGTCGGCGGCATCAAGTCCATCGGCAAGGTGACGGCGGGCCTGGTGCCGGCGATGATCCTGTTCTACGTGCTGGGCGCGCTCTACATCCTGCTGGCCAATGTCCAGTCGCTGCCCGACGCCCTGGGCGAGATCTTTTCGCAGGCCTTCACCGGCACGGCGGCGACCGGCGGCTTCCTGGGCTCGACGATCATGATCGCGGTGCAGTTCGGCGTGGCGCGCGGCATCTTCTCGAACGAATCCGGCATGGGCTCGGCGGCGATCGCGGCGGCTTCGGCGCAGACCACGCATCCGGTGCGGCAGGGGCTGGTCTCGATGACCCAGACCTTCATCGACACCATCATCGTGGTGTCCTGCACCGGCCTCGTCATCATCACCACCGGGGTCTGGAACGAGATCGACCCGCAGACCGGGCTGCAGATCTCGCCCTCGATCATGACCGGACAGGCCTTCACCCACGGCTTGCCGGGGCAATGGGGGCATTGGATCGTCACCATCGGCCTGGTGCTTTTCGCCTATTCGACCATCCTGGGCTGGGCCTATTATGGCGAGCGCAATCTTGAGCGTCTGGTCGGCCATCGCGGCGTCATGCCCTTCCGCATCCTGTTCTCGCTGGTGGTGCTGCTGGGCTGCACCGTGCAGCTGAACGTGGTCTGGAGCTTCTCGGACGTGATGAACGGGCTGATGGCGATTCCCAACCTGATCGGCCTGCTGATCCTGTCGGGCCTGATCGCGCGCGAGACCCGCTTCTACCTGCGGCACGATCCGCGGCTCGAAGCCAACCGCCAGCAGATCGAGACCTTCATGAAAGGCCAGCCCGGCTGGGAGGAATGGAAAGCCAGCGAACGGTCCTGA
- a CDS encoding CoA ester lyase, translated as MSFHVIEQAPARLNRSELAVPGSAPQMFQKAAESEADVIFLDLEDAVAPDEKAEARKNIIKALNEIDWGSKTMSVRINGLDTHYMYRDVVDVVEQAGERLDLIMIPKVGTAADVYAVDMLVTQIEDAKGLKKRIGFEHIIETALGMQNVSAIAAASKRNESLHFGVADYAASTRARTTIIGGVNPDYAVLTDPDENGGRQRHWGDMWHYALAKMVVAARANGLRPIDGPFGDFSDKDGYLAAAYRAAVLGCEGKWAIHPSQIALANAVMSPSDAEVTKAQRILTAMAEAEAEGKGAVSLDGRLIDYASIRQAEVLVEKARQIAGAA; from the coding sequence ATGAGCTTTCACGTCATCGAACAGGCCCCCGCGCGACTGAACCGAAGCGAGCTTGCCGTGCCCGGCAGCGCCCCGCAGATGTTCCAGAAGGCCGCCGAATCCGAGGCCGACGTCATCTTCCTGGATCTCGAGGACGCGGTCGCCCCGGATGAAAAGGCCGAGGCCCGCAAGAACATCATCAAGGCCCTGAACGAGATCGACTGGGGCAGCAAGACCATGTCGGTGCGCATCAACGGCCTGGATACGCATTACATGTATCGCGACGTCGTGGACGTGGTCGAACAGGCCGGCGAGCGGCTGGACCTGATCATGATCCCCAAGGTCGGCACCGCCGCCGATGTCTATGCCGTGGACATGCTGGTCACCCAGATCGAGGACGCCAAGGGCCTGAAGAAGCGCATCGGCTTCGAGCATATCATCGAGACGGCGCTGGGGATGCAAAATGTCAGCGCCATCGCCGCCGCCTCGAAACGCAATGAAAGCCTGCATTTCGGCGTCGCCGACTATGCCGCCTCGACCCGGGCGCGGACCACGATCATCGGCGGCGTGAATCCCGATTACGCCGTGCTGACCGATCCCGACGAGAATGGCGGCCGGCAGCGCCACTGGGGCGACATGTGGCATTATGCCCTCGCGAAGATGGTGGTCGCCGCACGGGCGAACGGCTTGCGGCCGATCGACGGGCCCTTCGGCGATTTCAGCGACAAGGACGGCTATCTGGCAGCCGCCTATCGCGCCGCGGTGCTGGGCTGCGAGGGGAAATGGGCCATCCATCCCAGCCAGATCGCGCTGGCCAATGCGGTGATGAGCCCCTCGGACGCCGAGGTGACCAAGGCGCAGCGCATCCTGACGGCGATGGCCGAGGCCGAGGCCGAGGGCAAGGGCGCGGTGTCGCTGGACGGCCGGCTGATCGACTATGCCTCGATCCGCCAGGCCGAGGTGCTGGTCGAAAAGGCCCGGCAGATCGCCGGCGCCGCATGA
- a CDS encoding aminomethyltransferase family protein, with product MDFEAQDTATPLTLRITRADPRRKGQFALPVPLADPLLDLRVKSATAEAYTVKAGDFIQIIDVDGRQCTDFQCFDARKLDRGIVQPLDVTTTRTIQGHAYPMPGLHAKYYDHDLTPLVEVVQDTCGRHDAFALACSAKYYDDIGYPGHANCTDNFNAALASYGVDGRAGWMAANFFFNTGIDAHGVMYADEPWSRPGDYVLLRALTDLVCVSSACPDDTTAANGWHLTDIHVRSYGAQERFSRATAWRATPDAEPTMTRETAFHKNFAALTRDFVEYRGFWLPNSFPECDPVESYWACREGVVVMDLSALRKFEVTGPDAEALMNWVLTRDVAKLGHGQVVYSAMCYPHGGMIDDGTLFRLGDQNFRWIGGSDEGGVWMREQAEKLGLNVMIRSSTDQMHNLAVQGPKSRELMAEIIWTPPHQPAVADLGWFRFTVGRIGGERGVPVVVSRTGYTGELGYEIFCHPKHGDVVFEAVWNAGQPRGIKPMGLAGLDLVRIESGLVFAGYDFSDQTDPFEAGVGFTVPLKSKNADFVGREALIRRKEHPTRKFVGLEIDGQDAVGHGDCIRIGRAQVGEICSAMHSPRSNQRIALARIDIAHAEPGTEVEVGRLDGHIKRIAAKVVAFPHYDPKKERPRA from the coding sequence ATGGATTTCGAGGCGCAGGACACCGCGACGCCGCTGACCCTGCGCATCACCCGCGCTGATCCGCGCCGCAAGGGCCAGTTCGCCCTGCCGGTGCCGCTGGCCGATCCGCTCTTGGACCTGCGGGTGAAATCCGCCACTGCCGAGGCCTATACCGTCAAGGCAGGGGATTTCATCCAGATCATCGACGTGGACGGCCGGCAATGCACGGATTTCCAGTGCTTCGATGCGCGCAAGCTGGACCGCGGCATCGTCCAGCCGCTGGACGTGACCACGACCCGCACCATCCAGGGCCATGCCTATCCGATGCCGGGCCTGCACGCGAAATATTACGACCACGACCTGACGCCGCTGGTCGAGGTGGTGCAGGACACCTGCGGGCGCCACGATGCCTTCGCCCTGGCCTGCTCGGCGAAGTATTACGACGATATCGGCTATCCCGGCCACGCCAACTGCACGGACAATTTCAACGCCGCGCTGGCCTCTTATGGGGTCGATGGCCGCGCCGGCTGGATGGCGGCGAACTTCTTCTTCAACACCGGCATCGACGCCCATGGCGTGATGTATGCCGATGAGCCCTGGTCGCGCCCCGGCGACTATGTGCTGCTGCGGGCGCTGACCGATCTGGTCTGCGTCTCCTCGGCCTGTCCCGACGACACCACCGCCGCCAATGGCTGGCACCTGACCGATATTCACGTCCGCAGCTATGGCGCGCAGGAGCGGTTCAGCCGCGCGACCGCCTGGCGCGCCACCCCCGACGCGGAGCCGACCATGACCCGTGAGACCGCCTTCCACAAGAATTTCGCCGCCCTGACCCGCGACTTCGTCGAATATCGGGGCTTCTGGTTGCCGAATTCCTTCCCCGAATGCGACCCGGTCGAAAGCTATTGGGCCTGCCGCGAAGGCGTGGTGGTGATGGACCTGTCCGCCCTGCGCAAGTTCGAGGTGACCGGCCCCGACGCCGAGGCGCTGATGAACTGGGTGCTGACCCGCGACGTGGCCAAGCTGGGCCACGGCCAGGTGGTCTATTCGGCGATGTGCTATCCGCATGGCGGCATGATCGACGACGGCACGCTGTTCCGGCTGGGCGACCAGAACTTCCGCTGGATCGGCGGCAGCGACGAGGGCGGGGTCTGGATGCGCGAGCAGGCCGAGAAGCTGGGTCTGAACGTGATGATCCGCTCCTCGACCGACCAGATGCACAACCTGGCGGTGCAGGGACCGAAATCGCGCGAGCTGATGGCCGAGATCATCTGGACGCCGCCGCATCAGCCCGCCGTGGCCGATCTGGGCTGGTTCCGCTTCACCGTCGGCCGCATCGGCGGCGAACGCGGCGTGCCGGTGGTGGTGTCGCGCACCGGCTACACCGGCGAGCTGGGCTACGAGATCTTCTGCCATCCCAAACATGGCGATGTGGTCTTCGAGGCGGTCTGGAACGCCGGCCAGCCGCGCGGCATCAAGCCGATGGGCCTTGCCGGGCTGGACCTGGTGCGCATCGAGTCCGGGCTGGTCTTTGCCGGCTACGATTTCAGCGATCAGACCGACCCGTTCGAGGCGGGCGTGGGCTTCACGGTGCCGCTCAAGTCCAAGAACGCCGATTTCGTCGGCCGCGAGGCGCTGATCCGGCGCAAGGAGCATCCCACCCGGAAATTCGTCGGGCTGGAGATCGACGGCCAGGACGCGGTGGGCCATGGCGATTGCATCCGCATCGGCCGGGCGCAGGTCGGCGAGATCTGCTCGGCGATGCATTCGCCGCGCAGCAACCAGCGGATCGCGCTGGCGCGGATCGACATCGCCCATGCCGAACCCGGCACCGAGGTCGAGGTCGGGCGGCTGGACGGGCATATCAAGCGCATCGCCGCGAAGGTCGTGGCATTCCCGCATTACGACCCGAAGAAGGAACGCCCCCGCGCCTGA
- a CDS encoding FCD domain-containing protein — MQDVTIPTRRPTGASAEPVVGSTVQYVIDTLAMRIVAQEYGTDERLPSERQLAQDLGVARNTVREALDQLEARGMIRRRAGSGSFVTYDAGGSSESLSPVAAETGPLHLQVVRSILEPEMVRLAIINMSPRRIEALGETLSQMEAVQTDANAFVRLEEEFHRQIASGTDNPLLIACYNLVIDARRQAFRAAMYRRHLTPNRIAIYQRSYNALFNAIAARDIEEATEFMKLALIEDQRLLLQED; from the coding sequence ATGCAAGACGTGACCATTCCCACCCGCCGCCCGACCGGCGCTTCGGCCGAGCCCGTCGTCGGCTCGACGGTGCAATATGTCATCGACACGCTGGCCATGCGCATCGTGGCGCAGGAATACGGCACGGACGAGCGCCTGCCCTCCGAGCGGCAGCTGGCGCAGGATCTGGGGGTGGCGCGCAACACGGTGCGCGAGGCGCTGGACCAGCTCGAGGCGCGGGGGATGATCCGGCGCCGCGCCGGGTCGGGCTCGTTCGTCACCTATGATGCCGGCGGCAGCAGCGAATCGCTGAGCCCGGTCGCGGCGGAAACCGGGCCGCTGCACCTGCAGGTGGTGCGCAGCATCCTTGAACCCGAGATGGTGCGACTGGCGATCATCAACATGTCGCCGCGCCGGATCGAGGCGCTGGGCGAGACCCTGTCGCAGATGGAGGCGGTGCAGACCGATGCCAACGCCTTCGTGCGGCTGGAGGAGGAGTTCCACCGCCAGATCGCCAGCGGCACCGACAATCCCCTGCTGATCGCCTGCTACAACCTGGTCATCGACGCCCGCCGGCAGGCCTTCCGCGCCGCGATGTATCGCCGGCATCTGACGCCCAACCGCATCGCCATCTATCAGCGCAGCTACAATGCCCTGTTCAATGCCATCGCCGCCCGTGACATCGAGGAGGCGACCGAGTTCATGAAACTCGCGCTCATCGAGGACCAGCGGCTTCTGTTGCAGGAGGATTGA